One part of the Phycisphaeraceae bacterium genome encodes these proteins:
- a CDS encoding spondin domain-containing protein — MRVHIPITFIALAAGSVVVCADPGNLTITVTNTQAAGGFAFSPFWFGSHDSSFDLFNSGSSASMFPGVTSIAELADTSALTTHFSSVQPNGTQLTFAEPNGAPVFTPGESASINLSVSDTSMQRYLSYMSMVVPSNDLFVGSDNAIELYDAMGNFNGPVTINIFGSNVYDNGSEVNNIQNGGAFIMGVNAMLGDDENGNIHQFLSDPNSGNYISSIIGLTNGAGMTMTTGFDDTTLLGTITIVPAPSSIALLGAFAPIAMRRRR, encoded by the coding sequence ATGAGAGTTCACATTCCAATCACATTCATCGCACTCGCAGCAGGATCGGTCGTTGTCTGTGCCGACCCAGGAAACCTCACAATTACTGTCACTAACACGCAGGCGGCTGGCGGGTTTGCCTTCTCGCCGTTCTGGTTCGGTTCGCACGACAGTTCCTTCGACCTATTCAACTCCGGCAGCAGCGCTTCAATGTTCCCGGGTGTGACGAGCATCGCGGAACTCGCAGACACCAGCGCGCTGACAACCCATTTCAGCAGCGTACAACCAAACGGCACGCAACTAACCTTCGCCGAGCCAAACGGAGCACCGGTCTTCACGCCGGGTGAGTCCGCATCGATCAATCTGTCGGTCAGCGATACATCAATGCAGCGATATCTCAGCTACATGTCCATGGTCGTTCCCAGCAACGATCTCTTTGTTGGCTCGGACAACGCGATCGAGTTGTATGATGCGATGGGCAACTTCAACGGCCCTGTCACGATCAACATCTTCGGATCGAATGTGTATGACAACGGATCGGAAGTGAACAACATCCAGAACGGCGGCGCGTTCATCATGGGTGTCAACGCGATGCTGGGTGATGACGAGAACGGCAACATCCATCAGTTCCTGAGCGATCCAAACTCGGGCAACTACATCTCGTCAATCATCGGGCTGACTAACGGAGCCGGTATGACTATGACGACCGGGTTCGATGACACAACACTGCTGGGAACGATCACGATTGTGCCAGCGCCAAGCTCGATTGCACTGTTGGGCGCGTTTGCTCCGATCGCAATGCGTCGCCGTCGATAA
- a CDS encoding Gfo/Idh/MocA family oxidoreductase: MATSQNGLTRRDLVKTGAALGAGILVSPSFAARTVRSSSEQIRVGVIGCGGRGTGAAINALAAHPATCIVALADLFEDRLNGSLSHLRSREDAESRVKIDPAHTFAGFDAYKKLLAIKEIDYVILATPPHFRPIHFDAAINAGKNVFMEKPVAVDPHGVRMVIDAGERARAQKLSVVAGTQRRHERSYLALMERIQSGEIGDVVAAQCYWNQGGLWVHERKPEYSDMEWQCRNWLYFCWLSGDHICEQHIHNLDVVNWAKGGPPVKATGMGGRQVRTEDKYGNIFDHFAIEYEYADGSSLMSMCRQIDGCAGRVEEVLRGSKGTSVSRPGFAVLNGANEWRFSEKNGNPYDDEHHDLIASITGEGSYLNEAKRVAESTLTAIMGRMSTYTGKQVTWEQAMKSELNLAPDTYSFSDLKTDPVPTPGRTPLI, translated from the coding sequence ATGGCAACATCACAGAATGGACTGACCCGCCGCGACCTTGTCAAGACCGGCGCTGCACTTGGTGCTGGGATACTGGTATCTCCGAGCTTTGCTGCACGGACGGTTCGTTCATCGAGTGAGCAGATCCGTGTTGGTGTGATCGGCTGCGGCGGACGTGGGACTGGTGCTGCGATCAACGCACTCGCTGCACATCCGGCAACGTGCATCGTCGCGCTCGCGGATCTCTTCGAGGACAGACTCAACGGCAGTCTCTCGCATCTTCGCAGCCGTGAGGATGCCGAGTCACGCGTGAAGATTGATCCCGCGCATACATTCGCAGGATTCGACGCGTACAAGAAGCTGCTTGCTATCAAGGAAATTGACTACGTCATCCTTGCCACACCGCCCCACTTCAGACCGATCCATTTCGATGCAGCAATCAACGCGGGAAAGAACGTCTTCATGGAGAAACCCGTTGCGGTTGATCCGCACGGCGTGCGCATGGTGATCGACGCGGGCGAACGAGCAAGAGCGCAGAAACTCTCCGTCGTTGCTGGCACACAGCGCCGCCACGAAAGGTCGTATCTCGCACTCATGGAACGTATCCAGAGCGGCGAGATTGGTGATGTTGTGGCAGCGCAGTGCTATTGGAACCAGGGCGGACTCTGGGTCCACGAGCGCAAGCCCGAGTATTCCGACATGGAATGGCAGTGCAGGAACTGGCTGTACTTCTGCTGGCTCTCCGGCGATCACATCTGCGAGCAGCACATCCACAATCTGGATGTGGTCAACTGGGCCAAGGGCGGCCCACCAGTCAAAGCAACAGGCATGGGCGGACGTCAGGTGCGCACCGAGGACAAATACGGGAACATCTTCGACCATTTTGCAATCGAGTACGAGTACGCCGACGGCAGTTCCCTGATGAGCATGTGCCGGCAGATCGATGGCTGCGCCGGTCGCGTCGAGGAGGTGCTGCGAGGATCCAAGGGAACATCTGTCTCGCGCCCCGGATTTGCAGTACTCAATGGTGCAAATGAGTGGCGATTCTCTGAGAAGAACGGGAATCCCTACGACGACGAACACCACGATCTCATCGCATCGATCACAGGTGAGGGTTCGTATCTGAACGAGGCGAAGCGAGTTGCTGAGAGCACACTCACCGCGATCATGGGACGTATGAGCACGTACACCGGTAAGCAAGTGACGTGGGAGCAGGCGATGAAATCGGAGTTGAATCTCGCGCCGGACACATACTCGTTCAGCGATCTGAAGACCGATCCGGTGCCAACACCCGGCAGGACACCCCTGATCTGA
- a CDS encoding TIM barrel protein → MERRTFLAAAGGALGSTVALGASAIKPTTHRDEKFSMHFAPHFGMFRNKAGDDPVAQLEFAADQGFTAWEDNGMQGRSVKDQTRIAKAMERLNMKMGVFVLNPNSAWGPTFSQGKKEDMDAFVDACKGAVEVTKRVNATWMTVVLGKVHPRIDMEYQTAYAVETLRRGAAVLEPHNLVMVLEPLNPWNHPDMLLAKMSHAYQICRAVDSPACKILCDLYHQQITEGNLIPNIDRAWDEIGYFQIGDNPGRNEPTTGEINYQNVFKHIKDKGFTGIMGMEHGNSKGGADGEQAVIDAYRECDPVS, encoded by the coding sequence ATGGAACGCAGAACATTTCTCGCTGCTGCTGGCGGCGCACTCGGGTCAACGGTTGCGCTCGGCGCATCAGCGATAAAGCCAACAACACATCGTGACGAAAAGTTCTCCATGCACTTTGCGCCGCACTTTGGCATGTTCCGCAACAAGGCTGGCGATGATCCGGTCGCGCAGCTCGAGTTTGCTGCCGATCAGGGATTCACCGCGTGGGAAGACAACGGCATGCAGGGACGCTCTGTCAAGGATCAGACGCGCATCGCAAAGGCAATGGAACGCCTGAACATGAAGATGGGTGTGTTTGTGCTCAATCCCAACTCGGCGTGGGGTCCGACGTTCAGCCAGGGAAAGAAGGAGGACATGGATGCCTTCGTTGATGCGTGCAAGGGCGCTGTCGAGGTCACGAAGCGCGTCAACGCAACATGGATGACCGTCGTGCTCGGCAAGGTGCATCCACGCATCGACATGGAATACCAGACAGCCTACGCGGTCGAGACACTCCGGCGCGGCGCAGCTGTGCTCGAACCACACAACCTTGTCATGGTGCTCGAACCACTGAATCCCTGGAACCATCCTGACATGCTGCTCGCGAAGATGTCGCACGCGTACCAGATCTGCCGTGCGGTCGACTCGCCCGCGTGCAAGATTCTGTGCGATCTGTACCATCAGCAGATCACCGAGGGCAATCTCATTCCAAACATCGATCGTGCGTGGGACGAGATCGGGTACTTCCAGATCGGCGACAACCCCGGGCGCAACGAGCCGACCACGGGCGAGATCAACTATCAAAACGTGTTCAAACACATCAAGGACAAGGGTTTTACCGGGATCATGGGCATGGAGCACGGCAACAGTAAGGGCGGCGCTGATGGTGAGCAGGCGGTGATTGATGCTTACAGGGAGTGTGATCCTGTTAGTTGA